From one Methylomonas paludis genomic stretch:
- the trxB gene encoding thioredoxin-disulfide reductase produces MSVTKHSKLLILGSGPAGYTAAVYAARANLNPVMITGMQQGGQLTTTTEVDNWPGDVEGVQGPELMERMRLHAERFATEIIFDHIHTADLANKPFTLTGDSGVYTCDALIIATGASAKYLGLPSEEDFKGRGVSACATCDGFFYRNKPVAVIGGGNTAVEEALYLANIASEVIVVHRRDKFRSEKILSDKLIEKSKTGNVRIEWNHELDEVLGDAGGVTGLRIKSTQDGSTQELDVHGVFIAIGHTPNTDIFAGQLAMQHGYIVVHSGIHGNATATSIPGVFAAGDVMDSHYKQAITSAGAGCMAALDAEKYLDELSV; encoded by the coding sequence ATGTCCGTCACAAAACATAGCAAGCTTTTGATTTTAGGTTCCGGCCCAGCCGGCTATACTGCAGCGGTGTATGCTGCGCGGGCAAATCTTAATCCGGTGATGATTACCGGGATGCAGCAAGGCGGGCAACTGACCACGACCACTGAAGTTGATAATTGGCCGGGGGATGTTGAAGGGGTGCAGGGGCCGGAACTGATGGAAAGAATGCGTCTGCATGCCGAACGCTTTGCCACTGAGATTATTTTTGATCATATCCATACTGCGGATTTGGCCAACAAGCCTTTTACCTTGACCGGCGACAGCGGGGTTTATACTTGCGATGCCTTGATTATTGCTACCGGTGCCTCGGCCAAATACCTGGGCTTGCCTTCTGAAGAGGATTTTAAAGGCCGTGGGGTATCTGCCTGTGCTACCTGTGACGGGTTTTTCTACCGGAATAAACCGGTGGCGGTGATCGGCGGCGGTAATACCGCGGTTGAGGAAGCGCTGTATCTGGCCAATATTGCTTCGGAAGTGATCGTGGTGCATAGACGCGATAAATTCCGTTCGGAAAAGATTTTATCGGACAAGCTGATTGAAAAATCCAAGACCGGTAATGTGCGGATTGAGTGGAATCACGAGCTGGATGAAGTGCTGGGTGATGCTGGGGGTGTGACTGGTTTGCGTATCAAGAGCACTCAGGACGGCTCGACTCAGGAACTGGATGTGCATGGGGTGTTTATTGCGATTGGTCATACGCCTAATACCGACATTTTTGCCGGCCAGCTGGCGATGCAGCATGGTTATATTGTGGTGCATAGCGGTATACACGGCAATGCGACGGCCACCAGTATCCCAGGCGTGTTTGCCGCAGGGGATGTGATGGATTCGCATTACAAGCAGGCGATTACTTCGGCTGGTGCCGGTTGCATGGCGGCGCTGGATGCCGAGAAATATCTTGATGAGTTAAGTGTGTAG
- the aat gene encoding leucyl/phenylalanyl-tRNA--protein transferase, which produces MQIKALDPLSPHQAFPNPALALAEPNGLLAYGGCLSAPRLVNAYRQGIFPWYNPGEPILWWSPNPRLVLFPDKLKVSRSLQKTLRKQLFDIYFDRDFPQVIRACAAPRREQAGTWIIPEMIQAFENLHKLGLAHSVEAWQDGQLVGGLYGVAIGQVFFGESMFHRETDASKVVFVNLVKQLSAWGYQLIDCQVSSAHLLSLGAEEIPRAHFQNLLQRLCAMKPVNMAWQP; this is translated from the coding sequence ATGCAAATCAAGGCCCTTGATCCTTTAAGCCCACATCAGGCATTCCCTAACCCTGCCCTGGCCCTGGCTGAACCCAATGGCTTGCTGGCTTACGGGGGCTGTTTGTCGGCCCCCCGCTTGGTTAATGCTTACCGGCAAGGGATTTTCCCTTGGTACAATCCGGGAGAGCCGATTTTATGGTGGTCTCCCAATCCGCGTTTAGTGCTGTTTCCCGATAAACTCAAGGTCTCGCGCAGTTTACAAAAAACCCTGCGTAAACAGCTTTTTGATATTTATTTTGACCGGGATTTTCCGCAAGTGATTCGGGCTTGCGCGGCTCCTCGCCGGGAACAGGCCGGCACCTGGATTATTCCGGAGATGATACAGGCCTTTGAAAATCTGCATAAGCTGGGCTTGGCGCATAGTGTGGAAGCCTGGCAGGATGGGCAATTGGTTGGCGGTTTGTATGGGGTGGCGATCGGTCAGGTGTTTTTTGGCGAGTCGATGTTTCACCGGGAAACCGATGCCTCGAAAGTGGTGTTTGTTAATCTGGTTAAACAGCTGAGTGCCTGGGGTTATCAATTAATCGATTGTCAGGTAAGCAGCGCTCATTTGCTGAGTTTGGGCGCTGAAGAAATTCCACGAGCCCATTTTCAAAATCTGCTGCAGCGCTTGTGCGCTATGAAGCCAGTCAATATGGCCTGGCAGCCGTGA